The DNA segment CACTTCGTGCACACCATCGAGGCGCGTCAGGGCTTGAAGGTCGCCTGTCTGGAGGAGATTGCCTACCATCAGGGCTGGCTTTCCGCCGAGCGACTGGCGCAGCAGGCCGAAGCACTGAACAAGACCGGCTACGGCCAGTACCTGCAGCGTCTGCTCGCGCAGGAGGCTGCCCAGTGAAGGTGATTGAAACGGCGCTGCCGGGTGTATTGATCCTAGAGCCCAAGGTGTTTGGCGATCAGCGCGGTTTTTTTCTCGAAACCTTCCAGGTCGAGCGCTACCGCGAAGCCGGCATCGATCTGCCTTTCGTGCAGGACAACCACTCGCGCTCGCAGCGCGGCGTGTTGCGTGGGCTGCATTTCCAGCGTACCCGGCCGCAGGGCAAGCTGGTCAGCGTCAGCCGCGGTGCGGTGTATGACGTGGCAGTGGATATCAACCCGGGATCACCGACCTGTGGCCAGTTCGTCGGTGTTGAACTCACTGACGAAAATCATCGTCAGCTCTGGGTACCGCCGGGTTATGCCCATGGCTTCTGCGTGCTCAGCGACTTTGCCGACTTCCAGTACAAGTGCACCGACCTGTACTTCCCCGAGGATGAAGGCGGGTTGATGTGGAACGACCCGGACGTGAACATCCCCTGGCCGGTGGAGGAGCCGCAGCTGTCGGCCAAGGATCAGCGCAACCCCACTCTGCGTCAGCTGTCTGGTAAAGGGGATTGAGCATGCGCGTACTGATTGCCGGTGCCCGTGGTCAGGTTGGCCATGAGCTGATGCGTCGGGTGCCCGAAGTCTTCGAAGCTGTAGGCATGGGCTCGACCCAACTGGATCTTGCCGATACCGAGCAGGTAGCTGCCGTAGTTAACAATGTTCAGCCGCAGTTGATCATCAACGCCGCAGCCTACACCGCCGTGGACAAGGCAGAGAGCGAGCCGGAGCGTGCCTGGGCGGTGAACCGCGATGGCGTTGCTCACCTGGCCATTGCTGCCGAGGGGCTGGGCATTCCGCTGCTGCATATTTCCACCGACTATGTGTTTGCCGGCGACGCCCGCGAGCCGTATCGGGAAACCGATCCTACTGACCCCACCGGCGTGTATGGCGC comes from the Pseudomonas sp. TCU-HL1 genome and includes:
- the rfbC gene encoding dTDP-4-dehydrorhamnose 3,5-epimerase, translated to MKVIETALPGVLILEPKVFGDQRGFFLETFQVERYREAGIDLPFVQDNHSRSQRGVLRGLHFQRTRPQGKLVSVSRGAVYDVAVDINPGSPTCGQFVGVELTDENHRQLWVPPGYAHGFCVLSDFADFQYKCTDLYFPEDEGGLMWNDPDVNIPWPVEEPQLSAKDQRNPTLRQLSGKGD